tGAACATATACAGAAGAAAGTAGTGGCTTTGAGGAATACCTTCACCAGAGAGCTGCGCTTGCTAAGAGACAGCAAAAAAAGTGGACTCTGGGCTGCAGTTCGAAAACCAACATGGCCTTTTTACAGTGCCATGCAATTCTTGCGTGGTGTTATTAACATTATAACACCAGCAACTGCAAACATTGTAAGATTATATTCAGAGTTTGCATATGTTTTATTGTCTAACTTCGGAGAACTTTAAACCCATTACATTTTCTGTCACATAATCTTTTTCCACCTTTGGTAATGAAGACtagcgtaagacagggttgcatattatcactgACAATCTTCCTGAATTTGCTGTTAAGAATATATTTATGACAGTAAATTAAGGATTTACAGTTTTATGTAATAATAGCTTCCCCTTACAATCGTGATCTTGgaattaaatattgtttaaaggTTTGGAGAATTgagtaaaaataatgtttaatccATAGCTCCTGTTGTGTAAACACTTATTGGTATGTCTTTTTCTGCCAtgctctttcttttgtcttacaGTCTGATTCTAGCCAGGATTCAGAAACTGATATCCTCCAGTTACCTACAGCATCACCCAGTCAGTGTATTACAGATACTGTCCATCCTGGAACTAGTCAAGACAGTGGTTTGGACACAGAGGAAGGGGAAAGCCAGAAAACTCAGGCAGGTCAGAAGGAAGAGACACCAAGCAGAGATGTTCGTGATCGACTGCATGGacgcaaaagaaaaattcctcTTTTGCATCCTCTAGAGGCTACTCTTCAGAAgttcattgaaataaaacaggGAGCTGCTAAGCAACCAGTTGATGTGTTGCTCCTCTGGAGTAGAAATCTTGTAGAGACAATGCGCGGACTtaaggaaaaaaggagaaaactttTGCGTATTCAGATAGATGAACTCCTTGCAAAAACTCTTCGAGAAGATCTAGACTCAGACACCGAGTGAAGCtgtatactgtgtgtgtgtgtgcatgtgaccatttttgttttaatggtgCATTAAATTGGAAATGGACAGATTAATAATGTTTAactatttgtatttattatatgtGGTTCTTGCAGAAATTGGCAAATTAAAGATgctgttatttttgtgaaaaaaaaaaatttttttggacACATCATAGATGACAGTTTTCAGCATGCAGTTACCTACCAAACATCTCATAACCACAGACTTCAATGAAGTGCTGGCTATACATAACTATATTTAGGTTGGGGGAGGAAGAGTGGGGTTATATATAATTCATCTCTTTTTATTGGTTTCACCTCTTTGATAATTATGTTGCTATAGTCTCTGGTtggagcaacggttagcgcctgtcaccagtacagtgagggttggttgtcctgggtaaGCTTTTGTCTCTGGCACgatgctctttttttttgcatgtggcatctgtttacagtacTGGGTACCTATATATatagttgctggttcggcgaACTACCCCCATCTCCTCATTCTCAGTATATGGAAGATCTACAATATTAACATAAAAATGCTCTTTTTCTTGCAAGTACACAATTTCACTGACCATGTATAATGAAcagtttatgtttacaaaaagtAGAACTTCGTAAATTTACCACCCCTTCTAACCCGGGTGAAGGAATGACTGCATGAATTCTAAAACGATCGCCACATATCCTGGGCTGTCAATAAAAGTTTTGTCCAAAAGATCAGCAGACGACATGCATCAAATGATGTGTTATCGACGCATTTTGCAGCTGCATGGGACTGACTAACGCTGTGAAAAATCCATCTTTGCGGTGGGGATAGCAAACGTTACATCATGACAATGCACTCCAATAACTATCAAGattaattttcttccttctataattattgttaacaGTATTTTGACACCACTTTATTATGGTACCACGTGCTAATATATGCTATATACGTCCGTGAAAGTACGCTAGGTAATACTGTCCATATGCACTCACACATGAAGATCCCCGTCGTCTGCAGATTGTGCTCGGCAAGTAtaaagtaaggtgaccagacgtttcgggggcgaaagcgggacacgtgccgatgatggtgtcgtcaccgtcaaaaaacggcgaaaaaagtgatttttaaagacaaccgggacatttgatggacttgccagaaagcgggacattgggcgtcccgcccctaggtcaaaagcgggacgtctggtcaccttatataaAGTGAACTTCAGTACTGACCTATTGTACTGACCAGTATTTTGGTTGAAAATTCTACCTATATGAATCAAAACACACGAGTAAATTAAATTTCTCTTGATATTTTTCCTCGCCTTAACTCAATTTGTTTTCCGACCGTCTGCGAGATGTCAACGTGAGCTCGATACTAGGCGACACATAAACAAGATGGCCGCGTCCGAGTCGGCCACTATCATTGAAGATTTAAAGGATGAGCGGGTTCCACCTGCACTGTATTGGACAACTGAACAGGTTGCAGAATGGATAGAAGAACTTGGATTTCCTCATTACAAGGTGGCGTTAAGTCACAATTACGTCCAGAtatttggggggaggggggaggaattCTATTTATCTGGTTCTTATGTATACATTCCACTCGTTGATCAAAGTGATGCACGTGGGTATTTTCTACAGGGTCATTCAAAGAATTGTTCCGCTGTATTAGTCTCCTGAAACatgttcatttaattttaaatataacttCACACGTTAATGTTAATAAGTTAAACACTTTGAACTAATTCCCATTCAAGGATACTCTCTTTCCTCAgtgtatttgtaattttatttgaattctttctttgcatgtgtcATTTCAGTCATGCTTTACGACCAACTTTATTGATGGAAGACGATTAATGCGAATTGAGGCTTCAGCTTTACCAAGAATTGGAATTGTAGACTTTGAACATATAAAGGCAAGAATCTAATGTTGTGTGACACAAGAAAAGTCTTGATAATGATTGTCTAACTAAAGTGACAGACCCTACcactaaacaaaatgttttatattatgcTATTCAAGGGAAATTCTGATAAGATATTGAGTAAAATTTGTAACTGAAATGAATGAGTCAACAATAAGGCAGCAGAGACCATGTGAATATTTAGATAAGTAACCCTTGCATATCTTAATCTGTGAAAAGATGCTACACTACTAAATTTGACATTCTTGACTATTATTCAGTTGATTTGGTGCTCTTGCATACATGTAGTAGACATCTATCTTCCATTATATAATTTTCTGCTGAAGATTAACTATTGCAATGTTTCGACAATATCTTCCAGTAAAACTAAAGCATTTGATTTTGTGACTCACAAAGGATGACGATCAGTTGAATGTCTTGAAACTACTTTAATGTTTGATTTGCACTGCTTGTAAACTTAGTTGGTTTTTCAAATAAGCATCC
The Pomacea canaliculata isolate SZHN2017 linkage group LG2, ASM307304v1, whole genome shotgun sequence genome window above contains:
- the LOC112558351 gene encoding uncharacterized protein LOC112558351, whose product is MASSKGTGPLATISVETTLYLIDLYRSHDALWDIRHPNYRSHNLKKASWTSVRVNFVKKTGIDCTDEHIQKKVVALRNTFTRELRLLRDSKKSGLWAAVRKPTWPFYSAMQFLRGVINIITPATANISDSSQDSETDILQLPTASPSQCITDTVHPGTSQDSGLDTEEGESQKTQAGQKEETPSRDVRDRLHGRKRKIPLLHPLEATLQKFIEIKQGAAKQPVDVLLLWSRNLVETMRGLKEKRRKLLRIQIDELLAKTLREDLDSDTE
- the LOC112558353 gene encoding sterile alpha motif domain-containing protein 15-like, producing the protein MAASESATIIEDLKDERVPPALYWTTEQVAEWIEELGFPHYKSCFTTNFIDGRRLMRIEASALPRIGIVDFEHIKIIAKSIRDLLRVEEPDWTRSISIPPRSDLGMYLEMKSNRGKYMDTTTFEQFLQDYPNPKWQPPLANVGLILPRIR